In Bacillus sp. FJAT-45037, the following are encoded in one genomic region:
- a CDS encoding cell wall hydrolase has translation MKKLLFTICAGVTLTLAGNNLAEASVQTHTVQSGDTLYKLGQQYSVSFESIKQLNDKSSSAIYVGETLTIPAAVSSEERDLLARLIHSEAQGEPYAGKVAVATVVLNRVHHSEFPNSIKKVINEVHASGHYAFTPVQNGSIQQPADAEAKKAAQEAIAFQGQGQGSIFFYNPEIATNHWIATQTETIRIGNHVFAK, from the coding sequence ATGAAAAAACTATTATTCACAATCTGTGCAGGAGTAACCCTTACTTTAGCTGGAAATAACTTAGCTGAAGCATCCGTACAAACGCACACTGTACAATCTGGGGATACACTTTATAAATTAGGTCAACAGTACAGTGTGTCTTTTGAATCTATCAAACAATTAAATGACAAATCGTCGTCTGCCATCTATGTTGGAGAGACATTAACGATTCCCGCTGCCGTTTCAAGTGAAGAACGTGATTTATTGGCGCGACTCATTCATTCTGAAGCCCAAGGTGAACCTTATGCAGGTAAAGTTGCAGTTGCCACTGTCGTCTTAAACCGAGTTCACCATTCAGAGTTTCCAAATTCAATTAAAAAAGTTATCAATGAAGTCCATGCATCTGGACATTATGCATTTACTCCTGTTCAAAATGGCTCGATTCAACAACCTGCAGATGCTGAAGCGAAAAAAGCAGCCCAAGAAGCCATTGCCTTTCAAGGTCAAGGACAAGGTTCAATTTTCTTCTATAATCCAGAAATCGCAACAAACCATTGGATTGCTACTCAAACAGAAACCATTCGAATCGGTAACCATGTTTTTGCAAAATAA
- the fabF gene encoding beta-ketoacyl-ACP synthase II, with protein MNKRRVVVTGIGAVTPLGLNVDTTWEQAIQGQSGIGMLTRVNAEEFPMKVAAEVDGFDPSEFMDKKEARRMDRFTQFAVAASLMALKDAKLEVTEDIANRVGVWIGSGIGGMETFEQQFRIFIEKGHKRVSPFFVPMLIPDMASGQVSIITGAKGINSCSVTACASGTNSIGDAFKVIERGDADVMITGGAEAPITNMSVAGFCAAKAVTTTDNPERASRPFDANRDGFVMGEGAGILILESLESAEKRGATIYAEISGYGATGDAHHITAPAPEGEGGARAMKIAIEDAGLTPEDIDYMNAHGTSTPYNDKFETMAVKAVFGDHAKKLAISSTKSMTGHLLGAAGAVESIFCVKAIKEGIIPPTINYETADPDCDLDYVPNEARKQTVRAVLNNSLGFGGHNATLVFKSYQA; from the coding sequence GTGAATAAAAGACGTGTTGTTGTAACGGGAATTGGAGCTGTCACACCGCTTGGTTTGAATGTTGATACTACGTGGGAACAAGCTATTCAAGGTCAGTCTGGCATTGGAATGTTAACTCGTGTTAATGCAGAAGAGTTTCCGATGAAAGTAGCAGCAGAGGTTGATGGATTTGATCCGAGTGAATTTATGGATAAAAAAGAAGCACGTAGAATGGATCGATTCACTCAATTTGCAGTTGCAGCGTCACTTATGGCGTTAAAGGATGCAAAATTAGAAGTGACAGAGGATATCGCCAACCGAGTAGGTGTGTGGATTGGTTCAGGTATCGGCGGAATGGAAACCTTTGAACAGCAATTCCGTATCTTTATTGAAAAAGGACATAAACGAGTGAGTCCGTTCTTCGTCCCAATGCTGATTCCAGATATGGCTTCAGGTCAAGTTTCAATTATTACAGGAGCCAAAGGAATTAACTCATGTTCCGTAACCGCTTGCGCTTCAGGAACTAATTCAATCGGTGATGCATTTAAAGTCATTGAACGAGGCGATGCGGATGTCATGATTACGGGCGGAGCTGAGGCACCTATTACGAATATGTCTGTGGCTGGGTTCTGTGCAGCAAAAGCAGTAACAACAACGGATAACCCTGAGAGAGCTTCGCGTCCATTTGATGCGAATCGCGATGGATTTGTGATGGGAGAAGGCGCTGGCATTCTTATTTTAGAAAGCCTTGAGTCGGCAGAGAAACGTGGAGCAACAATTTATGCGGAAATTTCAGGATACGGTGCGACAGGAGATGCACATCATATAACGGCACCAGCGCCAGAAGGTGAAGGCGGAGCGCGCGCGATGAAGATCGCTATTGAGGATGCGGGTCTTACTCCAGAAGATATTGATTACATGAATGCACACGGAACAAGCACACCTTACAATGATAAGTTTGAAACAATGGCTGTGAAGGCAGTCTTTGGTGATCATGCGAAAAAACTGGCGATTAGTTCAACTAAGTCAATGACCGGTCATTTACTAGGTGCAGCTGGTGCAGTTGAATCGATTTTCTGTGTAAAAGCGATTAAAGAAGGGATCATCCCACCGACAATTAATTACGAAACAGCTGATCCCGATTGTGATCTAGACTATGTTCCGAATGAAGCTAGAAAACAAACGGTACGTGCAGTATTAAACAACTCATTAGGTTTTGGTGGACATAATGCAACATTAGTATTTAAAAGCTATCAAGCATAA
- a CDS encoding LCP family protein, with product MDTRTNRSLRRRRQPRKRKKVFISFLIVFSLLFLSTAAFAVIQFELGKNTATKNIDNNQTDSDEVTDDIEDETEFNSKEPENNEPINVLLIGVDTADDEPARTDTIMVAQYNPKTGDAKLASIMRDTYVEIPGYRDNKINASFFLGGPDLLRQTLEHNFGLDLHYYAMVNFDGFIEVVDTIAPNGVEVDVENRMYYSVGNTVIDFQPGLQTFDGHDALNYVRFRSDRNNDFGRVERQQEMLSILKDELLTLSGITRVPRLVGSLEPYINTNLRTTRILSLGRDFLLNPVDDIDTLRIPVQNGYTDKHYSHAGAVLELDFEKNREAITSFFSESSATLAKDSTEDEEKTEDDM from the coding sequence GTGGATACTCGCACGAATCGATCATTAAGACGCAGACGCCAACCACGAAAACGTAAAAAAGTGTTTATTTCTTTTTTAATTGTTTTCTCGTTGCTGTTTCTTTCAACAGCCGCCTTTGCAGTCATTCAATTTGAATTAGGGAAGAATACTGCAACTAAAAATATAGACAACAATCAAACGGATTCCGATGAGGTTACAGACGATATTGAAGATGAAACTGAATTCAATTCAAAAGAACCTGAGAATAACGAGCCGATTAACGTGCTTCTTATCGGTGTCGACACAGCTGATGATGAGCCAGCGAGAACCGATACCATTATGGTTGCTCAATACAATCCAAAAACCGGTGATGCCAAACTTGCATCCATCATGCGTGACACTTATGTTGAAATTCCAGGTTATCGTGATAATAAAATCAATGCATCATTTTTCTTAGGGGGACCTGATTTATTACGTCAAACCCTTGAGCATAATTTCGGATTAGACCTTCATTATTACGCAATGGTTAACTTTGATGGCTTTATTGAAGTCGTCGATACCATTGCACCTAACGGGGTTGAAGTAGATGTCGAAAATCGTATGTACTATAGTGTTGGTAATACCGTTATCGACTTCCAACCGGGCCTGCAAACATTCGATGGCCACGATGCTTTAAACTACGTACGATTCAGAAGTGATCGGAATAATGACTTTGGACGAGTAGAGCGACAACAAGAAATGTTATCGATTTTAAAGGATGAACTTTTAACCTTGTCAGGAATTACCCGAGTTCCTCGTTTAGTTGGCTCACTTGAACCTTATATTAATACCAACTTAAGAACGACTAGAATTCTTAGCCTCGGACGAGATTTCTTACTCAACCCAGTGGATGATATTGATACATTACGTATTCCTGTCCAGAACGGATATACAGATAAACATTATAGTCATGCTGGTGCAGTGTTAGAGCTTGATTTCGAGAAAAATCGTGAAGCGATCACTTCTTTTTTCTCTGAATCTTCAGCTACTCTTGCAAAAGACTCAACTGAGGATGAGGAAAAAACTGAAGATGATATGTAA
- a CDS encoding ComZ family protein has product MKFMQIAMKHLPEGKKLLDEKGIELGMDDLQPMLDMLLKVMNEAYELGKEESSDSE; this is encoded by the coding sequence ATGAAATTTATGCAAATTGCGATGAAGCATTTACCAGAGGGCAAAAAGCTTCTAGATGAAAAAGGGATTGAATTAGGAATGGACGATCTTCAACCAATGTTAGATATGCTTCTAAAAGTAATGAACGAAGCGTATGAACTTGGAAAAGAAGAGTCGAGTGATAGTGAATAA
- a CDS encoding beta-ketoacyl-ACP synthase III — MVKAGIYGIGSYVGERVVTNAEFEKTIDTTDEWIRTRTGIEERRFAPDDVDTSDMAYEAAKEALEHANISASDIDLILVATVTPDMDFPNVSSLIQERLGAKQAAAMDISAACAGFIYGLATGQQFIQTGSYKHVLVIGVEKLSKVTDFSNRNTAVLFGDGAGAAVLGPVAEDRGILAFELGADGAGAMHIHKRDDYLEMNGREVFKFAVRQMGESSLSVLAKAGLTKEDVDFLVPHQANIRIMEASRERLELPVEKMLKTVHKYGNTSSASIPMAMVDELKNGKIKDGDLLVLVGFGAGLVWGSVALRWGR; from the coding sequence ATGGTGAAAGCTGGTATTTACGGCATTGGAAGTTATGTTGGGGAGCGCGTTGTAACAAATGCAGAATTTGAAAAAACGATTGATACTACGGATGAATGGATTCGAACTCGAACAGGGATTGAAGAGCGTCGCTTTGCACCAGACGATGTCGACACTTCAGACATGGCTTATGAAGCAGCTAAAGAAGCATTAGAGCATGCAAATATTTCTGCAAGTGACATCGATCTAATTCTCGTTGCAACTGTGACACCTGATATGGATTTTCCAAATGTCTCCTCTCTCATTCAAGAACGTTTAGGTGCAAAACAAGCAGCTGCTATGGATATTAGCGCGGCATGTGCGGGGTTTATTTACGGGTTAGCAACAGGACAACAATTCATACAAACTGGTTCATATAAGCATGTACTAGTGATTGGTGTAGAGAAATTGTCGAAAGTAACGGACTTTAGTAATCGTAATACTGCTGTTCTTTTTGGTGACGGGGCTGGAGCAGCTGTGTTAGGGCCGGTTGCTGAAGATAGAGGTATTTTAGCTTTCGAACTTGGAGCAGATGGTGCAGGCGCCATGCACATTCATAAACGTGATGATTACCTTGAGATGAATGGTCGCGAAGTCTTTAAGTTTGCAGTTAGACAAATGGGTGAATCATCTTTATCTGTTTTAGCTAAAGCAGGTCTAACGAAAGAAGATGTTGACTTCCTTGTACCTCATCAAGCAAACATTCGCATCATGGAAGCTTCAAGAGAACGTCTTGAGCTACCAGTAGAAAAAATGTTAAAAACCGTTCATAAGTACGGAAATACCTCATCTGCATCCATTCCGATGGCGATGGTCGACGAACTAAAAAATGGTAAAATTAAAGACGGAGATCTTTTAGTCCTTGTTGGTTTTGGAGCAGGTCTTGTTTGGGGATCTGTAGCCCTTCGTTGGGGACGTTAA
- a CDS encoding CAP domain-containing protein: MKKLIVTSIAAATIAAGFAGSAGAAEQSNTQVIKESHVIQLNGADYESMQHLLEEVKNSSNLQNLLNQWNITIPELQEQVEIEQSTPAEPKKEVTPVEQQPAPEQPQVEEPKQEQPQEQPSAQPAQPVQQPAPSTQPEQGTAEQVQGLTAEEQQMVNLVNEERQKQGLAPLKADLEITEVARVKAQDMIDNNYFSHNSPTYGSPFDMLNQFGIQYNTAGENLAGNQTVEAAHQALMNSDGHRANILSSNYSEVGIGVVDGGPYGKMFVQLFKG; encoded by the coding sequence ATGAAAAAACTTATCGTTACGTCTATTGCCGCTGCAACAATTGCAGCCGGATTTGCTGGGTCAGCTGGTGCAGCTGAACAGTCTAATACACAAGTAATTAAAGAAAGTCACGTCATTCAATTAAATGGTGCTGATTATGAATCAATGCAACATTTATTAGAGGAAGTGAAAAACTCTAGTAATCTACAAAATTTATTAAATCAATGGAATATCACAATCCCTGAATTACAAGAGCAAGTGGAAATAGAGCAGTCAACGCCAGCAGAGCCAAAGAAAGAAGTAACACCTGTTGAGCAACAACCAGCACCCGAACAACCACAAGTTGAGGAGCCAAAACAAGAGCAACCTCAAGAACAACCGAGTGCACAACCAGCACAGCCTGTACAACAACCAGCACCTAGCACACAACCAGAGCAAGGGACTGCAGAACAGGTACAAGGCTTAACAGCTGAAGAACAACAAATGGTTAATCTTGTTAATGAAGAGCGTCAAAAGCAAGGACTAGCACCATTAAAAGCAGATCTTGAGATTACCGAAGTTGCACGTGTGAAAGCACAAGATATGATCGACAACAATTACTTTTCTCACAATTCACCAACGTACGGTTCTCCGTTTGATATGTTGAACCAGTTTGGTATTCAGTACAATACTGCAGGAGAAAACCTTGCTGGTAATCAAACTGTAGAAGCAGCACATCAAGCTCTTATGAATTCAGATGGACACCGTGCCAATATTTTAAGCTCAAATTACTCTGAAGTAGGAATTGGTGTTGTTGATGGTGGACCATACGGAAAAATGTTTGTTCAATTGTTTAAAGGATAA
- a CDS encoding CBS domain-containing protein produces the protein MIVIISHQNVDFDGLASMKAAQKLYPDAIVAISDKLDTSVTPYMAIYRDALEFMLYQDINWHDVSTLILVDVATLKRTGIPQGDLSDTINTIIYDHHPPFICDTYKQIEKVGSTTTLLLEQMIEKGMKLSSNEATLFGLGLYSDTGNFTFDTTTNRDFRVAAYLFEQGLDIELVNRFVAPSFSETEQKLFEQLYDHQHVIHKQGLTIVTSFFEQKKYQNGLGTLAGKLLDTNSADAIILAVRMDKHVYISCRANSSRIDFGPFIKKLGGGGHAQAASAILKKSSIESAKELIDELHPLIIEKATLAKDMMSSPVKMMNENDSVDETKQAMIRFGHTGFPVIDDTGRIVGLISRRDIDKASHHQYGHAPVKGYMTREIVTLPPSATLEEIQRTMIQHNIGRIPIVDHDVVVGLISRTNVIAQLQKKSDLHAPETLIDQMKDNLPKETFTLLNQIGQEADRLNIRAFLVGGFVRDLLLNRSNEDLDVVIEGNGIDFAKALAYTYGGEVKEHESFGTATWTTTDGEKIDVVTCRTEYYEESASLPTVRASNIHEDLTRRDFTINAMAMVISADSFGQLIDDYNGLKDLKEGNIRILHSLSFIEDPTRIFRAVRFANRFGYRIDSNTKRFAKAAVEPLKTLSQNRLMQELSLIRKETTSIAPFKMLDDLLIWKNLMGITVTDEEYAHARSILNEMDANVFYILTSLCYHKDNWNELLQPYILTAKSRLFVQDLAEVRQELELDIPSMDQLHEKLYTISDEVLVFLSLDRCLKQHKIIDAYYKQRSLLTPLLTGDDLIEAGMKPSPEFRKILFAAEKKQMNQTLTTKEEALSWLKSIQNEKEANQF, from the coding sequence ATGATTGTAATCATCTCCCATCAAAACGTTGATTTTGACGGCCTGGCTTCTATGAAAGCAGCTCAAAAATTGTATCCGGACGCTATAGTTGCAATCTCAGATAAATTAGATACAAGTGTCACTCCTTATATGGCGATCTATCGCGACGCACTAGAATTTATGTTATATCAAGACATTAATTGGCATGATGTTTCGACACTCATTCTCGTTGATGTTGCTACACTTAAACGTACGGGCATTCCTCAGGGTGATCTAAGTGATACGATAAACACCATCATTTACGACCATCATCCACCCTTCATATGTGATACATACAAACAAATTGAAAAAGTCGGCTCAACCACCACCCTCCTACTCGAACAAATGATAGAAAAAGGTATGAAACTTTCTTCTAATGAGGCTACATTATTTGGGTTAGGTTTATACTCAGACACAGGAAATTTTACGTTTGATACAACAACGAATCGAGACTTTAGAGTTGCTGCCTATTTATTTGAACAAGGATTAGACATCGAACTTGTCAATCGATTTGTGGCACCTTCTTTCTCAGAAACAGAGCAGAAATTATTTGAGCAACTGTATGATCATCAACATGTCATTCATAAACAAGGTCTAACGATTGTTACCTCCTTTTTTGAACAGAAGAAATATCAAAATGGTTTAGGCACTCTTGCCGGGAAACTACTTGATACGAATTCAGCCGATGCTATTATTCTTGCAGTGAGGATGGACAAGCACGTTTACATTAGTTGTCGAGCAAACTCTTCTCGTATCGACTTTGGTCCATTCATAAAAAAACTAGGGGGTGGCGGCCATGCACAAGCGGCTTCGGCTATACTAAAGAAATCATCTATAGAATCCGCAAAAGAATTGATTGATGAGCTACATCCTCTTATTATTGAGAAGGCAACCTTGGCAAAAGACATGATGAGTTCTCCCGTAAAGATGATGAACGAAAATGATTCCGTTGATGAGACAAAACAGGCTATGATTCGTTTCGGACATACTGGATTTCCAGTCATTGATGACACAGGTAGAATTGTGGGTTTGATTTCGCGCAGAGATATCGATAAAGCTTCTCATCATCAATACGGACACGCTCCAGTCAAAGGATACATGACCAGAGAGATCGTTACGCTGCCACCATCAGCTACATTAGAAGAAATTCAAAGAACAATGATTCAACATAACATTGGTCGTATTCCGATCGTCGATCATGATGTAGTCGTTGGACTCATTTCTCGAACAAATGTCATTGCACAACTCCAAAAAAAATCAGATCTTCATGCACCTGAAACATTAATTGATCAAATGAAGGACAATCTTCCTAAAGAAACTTTTACATTACTAAATCAAATTGGACAAGAAGCGGATCGCCTTAACATTCGCGCTTTTTTAGTCGGAGGATTTGTGCGTGATTTACTGTTAAATCGTTCTAACGAAGACTTGGATGTAGTTATCGAGGGCAACGGTATAGACTTTGCGAAAGCTTTGGCTTACACCTATGGAGGCGAAGTAAAAGAACATGAAAGCTTTGGTACGGCTACGTGGACGACAACAGATGGGGAAAAGATAGATGTCGTCACATGCCGTACCGAATACTATGAAGAGTCAGCCTCCCTTCCGACTGTGCGCGCTTCTAACATTCATGAGGATTTGACGCGACGAGACTTTACGATAAATGCGATGGCGATGGTGATTTCTGCCGATTCCTTCGGTCAGTTAATTGATGATTATAACGGGTTAAAAGATTTAAAAGAAGGTAACATACGTATTCTTCACTCATTAAGCTTTATAGAGGATCCGACTCGAATTTTTCGTGCCGTTCGATTTGCAAACCGCTTCGGCTACCGTATTGATTCCAATACAAAAAGGTTTGCGAAAGCAGCTGTTGAACCACTTAAGACATTAAGTCAAAACCGCTTGATGCAAGAGTTGAGCTTGATACGGAAGGAAACAACAAGCATCGCTCCTTTTAAAATGCTTGATGACCTTCTGATTTGGAAAAATTTAATGGGAATCACTGTAACAGATGAAGAATATGCTCACGCAAGAAGCATATTAAACGAGATGGATGCTAATGTTTTTTATATTTTAACCTCCCTTTGTTACCACAAAGATAATTGGAATGAGCTGCTTCAACCTTATATTTTAACGGCTAAGTCTCGTTTATTTGTGCAAGACCTAGCCGAAGTAAGACAAGAATTAGAACTAGATATTCCATCGATGGATCAATTGCATGAAAAACTTTATACGATTTCCGATGAGGTGCTAGTATTCCTTTCCCTTGATCGATGTTTAAAACAACATAAAATAATAGATGCCTATTATAAACAACGAAGCCTGCTAACACCTCTTTTAACGGGTGATGATTTAATTGAGGCTGGAATGAAGCCCAGCCCAGAATTTCGTAAGATTCTTTTTGCAGCGGAGAAAAAACAAATGAATCAAACGTTAACGACAAAAGAGGAAGCATTATCGTGGCTTAAGTCTATACAGAATGAAAAAGAAGCTAACCAATTTTAA
- a CDS encoding acetyl-CoA hydrolase/transferase family protein, translating to MSIHDKYIHKRVNTSLEAVSGIEPGEDIIVPLAVGEPPALMQALVHHDALEGNRLYQMLSLHPVISFDPKKVKVVSMFLNKDERRAFYDHEIDLLPNHFSDLPEILKEATDQQVIMATVSPIDEEGYFSLGTNCDYVAPLLKTAKRIILEVNKNMPRTFGQNRIHIDDIDALYENDALLPVTPDIPLRPEDEIIGKTVADLIQDGDTLQIGFGAIPNAIMNFLKNHRELTIFTEMIPDKVVDLFESGAVTNMSNPLHKGSMTATFAFGTKRLYDFMHENKQVQMYPVDETNDSKLIATINQLVTINATIEVDFLGQCNSESIGGRYYSSTGGQGDFGIGARMSKNGKGIICLHSTTKNGTISKIVPTLAQGSVVTTSKNDVDYIVTEYGVAKLRGKTIRERTQALIQIAHPSFRDELTEQAKELGYL from the coding sequence ATGAGTATACACGACAAATACATTCATAAACGAGTTAATACATCGTTGGAAGCTGTGTCAGGTATAGAGCCTGGTGAGGATATTATCGTACCACTAGCTGTCGGTGAGCCGCCTGCTTTGATGCAAGCTTTGGTTCATCACGATGCGTTAGAGGGTAATCGTTTGTACCAAATGCTATCATTACATCCAGTGATTTCATTTGACCCGAAAAAAGTTAAAGTTGTCTCTATGTTTTTAAATAAAGATGAGCGTCGAGCTTTTTACGATCATGAAATTGATCTTTTACCAAATCATTTTTCAGATTTACCTGAGATCTTAAAAGAGGCGACCGATCAGCAAGTGATTATGGCGACGGTTTCACCGATTGATGAAGAGGGTTACTTTTCATTAGGAACAAACTGTGATTATGTCGCTCCATTATTAAAAACAGCCAAACGCATTATTTTAGAAGTAAATAAAAATATGCCGAGAACATTTGGTCAAAACCGAATTCATATTGATGACATTGATGCGCTGTATGAAAATGATGCCTTATTACCTGTTACACCAGATATTCCGTTGCGTCCAGAAGATGAAATTATTGGAAAGACGGTTGCAGATTTGATCCAAGACGGAGATACATTACAAATTGGGTTCGGAGCGATTCCAAATGCAATTATGAATTTCTTGAAAAATCATCGCGAGTTAACCATCTTTACAGAGATGATCCCTGATAAAGTCGTTGATTTATTTGAAAGTGGGGCTGTTACAAATATGTCAAACCCTTTACATAAAGGTAGCATGACCGCAACGTTTGCGTTTGGTACGAAGCGCCTTTATGACTTTATGCATGAAAACAAGCAAGTACAAATGTATCCTGTGGATGAAACAAATGATAGCAAACTGATCGCCACTATTAATCAATTAGTTACGATTAATGCTACGATAGAAGTTGATTTTTTAGGACAATGTAACTCTGAATCGATCGGCGGAAGATATTACTCTTCAACGGGAGGTCAAGGTGATTTTGGCATCGGTGCTCGAATGTCTAAAAATGGTAAAGGGATTATTTGTTTGCACTCAACAACGAAAAATGGCACAATTTCAAAGATCGTTCCGACATTAGCACAAGGTTCTGTAGTAACCACCTCAAAAAATGATGTTGATTACATCGTCACCGAGTATGGGGTAGCCAAGCTTCGTGGCAAAACGATCCGTGAACGAACACAAGCGCTTATTCAAATCGCGCATCCTAGTTTTAGAGATGAACTGACAGAACAAGCGAAAGAGTTAGGGTATTTATAG
- a CDS encoding D-alanyl-D-alanine carboxypeptidase family protein yields MRSKVRRIINTKLILGILLIMIVSLMGPKQPVASPKLNVESEAAILIDGETKEVLYEKNSTQRMYPASITKIITAIVAIEEGDLQEKVTVSENVMEVIGTRVYLLPGEEVTLKKLVQGLMINSGNDAGLVIAEHMDGSEEAFSKRMNQFIRENVGVKDSHFTNPHGLFDEDHYTTAYDFALITQYAMENEVFREIVSTKEMEWIGEGWETTIYNHNRLLWDYEGATGVKNGFVQRSGFTLSTAVKRDDTELIAITLNAPTANLSYRDSSNLFDYGFDHFETNKIENDQLFETDNGKEYGLTKDIFYVNKQEEEVELAVTNQGKLQIIGAENRIIKEVELEKVDNEEQDEEVLPVEEPPEQGFVQWLLQLFPLFIGAKINL; encoded by the coding sequence ATGAGAAGTAAGGTTAGACGTATAATCAATACAAAACTAATTCTAGGTATCTTACTAATTATGATAGTTTCATTAATGGGACCGAAACAACCGGTTGCTTCTCCTAAGCTTAATGTCGAGAGTGAAGCAGCGATATTAATAGATGGTGAGACGAAAGAAGTATTATATGAAAAAAACAGTACGCAAAGAATGTACCCAGCGAGTATAACAAAAATCATTACCGCTATTGTCGCCATTGAAGAAGGAGACCTGCAAGAAAAGGTAACTGTAAGTGAAAACGTCATGGAAGTAATCGGCACGAGGGTTTACTTGCTTCCTGGAGAAGAAGTAACGTTAAAAAAACTTGTTCAAGGCTTAATGATCAATTCTGGGAATGATGCAGGTCTTGTGATCGCTGAGCATATGGATGGAAGTGAAGAGGCTTTTTCTAAACGGATGAATCAATTCATTAGAGAAAATGTTGGTGTAAAAGATTCTCACTTTACCAATCCGCATGGGCTATTTGATGAAGATCACTACACAACAGCTTATGATTTCGCGTTGATTACACAATATGCAATGGAAAACGAAGTATTTAGGGAAATTGTTTCAACGAAAGAAATGGAGTGGATTGGTGAAGGATGGGAAACTACCATTTATAACCATAATCGACTACTTTGGGATTATGAAGGGGCAACAGGTGTGAAAAATGGATTTGTTCAACGATCTGGATTTACGTTATCTACTGCGGTAAAACGTGATGATACTGAACTTATTGCGATTACGCTCAATGCGCCGACAGCCAATCTTTCTTATCGTGACTCAAGCAATTTATTCGATTATGGATTTGATCACTTTGAAACAAATAAAATAGAAAATGATCAGTTATTTGAAACAGATAATGGGAAAGAATACGGATTAACGAAAGATATTTTTTATGTAAATAAGCAAGAAGAAGAGGTAGAGCTAGCTGTGACCAATCAAGGGAAGCTCCAGATCATAGGAGCTGAAAATCGAATCATTAAAGAAGTCGAATTAGAAAAAGTAGACAACGAAGAACAAGACGAAGAAGTATTACCTGTTGAAGAGCCACCAGAACAAGGCTTTGTTCAGTGGTTACTGCAACTTTTTCCACTGTTTATTGGAGCAAAGATCAATTTATAG
- a CDS encoding penicillin-binding protein: MTYQHYQPYQQMVRSGHGSHHDQRYFPFIPFLGGLAIGGLLFNNYSRPPVYYGPNYGPNFGPNYGPSFGPSFGPNCGPYCGQNYWR; encoded by the coding sequence ATGACCTATCAGCATTATCAACCGTATCAACAAATGGTCCGTTCTGGTCATGGATCTCATCATGATCAACGTTATTTCCCTTTTATCCCTTTCTTGGGAGGTCTAGCGATCGGTGGGTTGCTTTTTAATAATTACAGTCGTCCACCTGTTTATTATGGACCAAACTATGGACCGAACTTCGGTCCGAATTATGGTCCTAGTTTCGGCCCGAGTTTCGGTCCAAACTGTGGACCGTATTGTGGACAAAATTACTGGAGATAA